Proteins encoded in a region of the Salinicoccus sp. RF5 genome:
- a CDS encoding TRAP transporter small permease — translation MIKKFNRIEEGFLIATLVLMVALIFGQVIGRYIFQNAPSWTEEAARYIHIFQVWIGAGYAVKLREHIKVSAFIDLFHGMTRKVLDMVALIIWFLMVLLVAIFGTELVMTTLQYGQVAPATQIPFWLPYLAVPLGALSMMIRLILQMIEIIKKDYDKPGEAAS, via the coding sequence ATGATCAAAAAATTCAATAGAATTGAAGAAGGTTTTCTCATCGCGACTCTTGTCCTTATGGTAGCGCTCATTTTCGGACAAGTCATCGGAAGGTATATATTCCAGAACGCCCCAAGCTGGACGGAGGAAGCCGCACGCTATATACACATATTCCAAGTCTGGATCGGTGCAGGCTACGCAGTGAAACTGAGGGAGCATATCAAAGTCTCGGCATTCATCGACCTCTTCCATGGAATGACCCGGAAGGTGCTTGATATGGTCGCCCTCATCATCTGGTTCCTGATGGTCCTGCTCGTTGCGATTTTTGGAACCGAGCTTGTCATGACGACACTGCAGTATGGCCAGGTCGCCCCAGCAACTCAGATTCCATTCTGGCTGCCATATCTCGCCGTCCCGCTCGGCGCCTTGAGCATGATGATACGCCTCATCCTGCAGATGATTGAAATCATCAAAAAAGACTATGACAAACCTGGGGAGGCGGCATCATGA
- a CDS encoding DNA topoisomerase III, whose amino-acid sequence MAKSVVLAEKPSVARDIAKVLNCHKKGNGFIEGDKYIVTWALGHLVTLADPESYDNKYKTWNLDDLPMLPEPLRLTVINKARGQFNAVKSQLLRKDADRIIIATDAGREGELVARWIIKKAKVNKPIERLWISSVTDKAISEGFRNLKPGKNYENLYEAAVARSEADWYIGLNASRALTTKFNAQLNCGRVQTPTLAMIESREEEIRNFKPKTYYGIEALTDKLKLTWQDQKGNSRSFDKEKLDGLVNKVDGSPLTVDSVESKPKKTFAPGLYDLTELQRDANKQFGFSAKETLNVLQGLYERHKVVTYPRTDSRYLSKDIVPTLPERLKACGIGDYRATATRILRGKIQANKSFVDDSKVSDHHAIIPTENHVHISDFNERERRLYDMIIKRFLAVLLPPHEYEQVTVKATAAGETFIAKGRTVLKEGWKAAYSNHFDEEETDDVKDQQLPKLEKGETLQVHRVSQTSGQTKAPARFTEATLLSAMENPAKYMEVQDKKLKSILDSTGGLGTVATRADIIDKLFNSFLIEKNGQAIRITSKGRQLLDLVPDALRSPATTAVWEQKLEGIAKGQLKKEDFIKEMKSHTKAITQEIKESDKKFKHDNISGKSCPDCGKPLLEVNGKKGKMLVCQDRECGHRKNVARVTNARCPKCKKKMTLSGEGDGQIFTCKCGYREKLSAFEARRKKEGRGKVDKRTVRKYMKEQEDEAPINNALAEQLKSLNLDK is encoded by the coding sequence TTGGCTAAAAGTGTAGTACTCGCCGAAAAACCTTCTGTGGCCAGGGATATTGCGAAAGTATTGAACTGCCATAAGAAAGGCAATGGATTCATTGAAGGGGATAAATACATAGTGACATGGGCGCTCGGCCATCTCGTGACGCTTGCGGACCCTGAAAGCTATGACAATAAATATAAGACATGGAACCTGGATGATCTGCCGATGCTGCCTGAACCGCTCAGGCTGACTGTGATCAACAAGGCGCGCGGACAGTTCAATGCGGTGAAGTCCCAACTGCTCCGCAAGGATGCAGACAGGATCATCATCGCGACGGATGCCGGGAGGGAAGGGGAACTTGTTGCTCGCTGGATCATCAAGAAGGCGAAGGTCAACAAGCCCATTGAACGCCTGTGGATCTCATCTGTAACGGATAAGGCGATCAGTGAGGGCTTCCGCAACCTCAAGCCCGGGAAGAACTATGAAAACCTCTATGAGGCCGCAGTGGCCCGTTCGGAAGCGGACTGGTACATCGGCCTGAATGCCTCCCGTGCATTGACGACGAAGTTCAATGCACAGCTCAATTGCGGACGTGTGCAGACACCGACACTTGCGATGATCGAGAGCAGGGAAGAGGAGATCCGGAACTTCAAACCGAAGACATACTACGGGATTGAAGCGCTGACGGACAAGTTGAAATTGACGTGGCAGGATCAGAAAGGGAACAGCCGGAGCTTCGACAAGGAAAAGCTGGATGGTCTGGTCAACAAGGTGGACGGCAGTCCGCTGACGGTCGATTCGGTGGAAAGCAAGCCGAAGAAGACGTTCGCTCCAGGGCTTTATGACTTGACGGAGCTTCAGAGGGATGCCAACAAGCAGTTCGGCTTCTCTGCAAAAGAGACATTGAATGTCCTGCAGGGACTCTACGAGCGTCATAAGGTCGTCACCTACCCGAGGACGGATTCAAGATACCTGTCAAAAGACATCGTACCGACATTGCCGGAGCGGCTGAAGGCATGCGGCATCGGGGACTACCGTGCCACAGCGACACGCATACTGAGAGGTAAGATACAGGCGAACAAGTCCTTCGTCGACGACAGCAAGGTCAGCGACCACCATGCGATCATCCCGACGGAGAACCATGTCCACATCTCGGATTTCAACGAACGGGAGCGCAGGCTCTACGACATGATCATCAAAAGGTTCCTCGCCGTCCTTCTGCCACCGCATGAGTACGAGCAGGTGACTGTAAAGGCCACAGCCGCGGGCGAGACATTCATTGCCAAGGGCAGGACCGTCCTCAAGGAAGGCTGGAAAGCCGCCTACTCCAATCATTTTGATGAAGAGGAGACGGATGATGTCAAGGACCAGCAGCTTCCGAAACTCGAAAAGGGTGAGACTCTCCAGGTGCATCGTGTAAGCCAGACTTCCGGTCAGACGAAGGCGCCCGCACGCTTTACGGAAGCGACGCTGCTGTCTGCGATGGAGAATCCGGCAAAGTACATGGAAGTCCAGGACAAGAAGTTGAAATCGATACTCGACTCGACCGGTGGACTCGGTACCGTCGCGACACGGGCAGACATCATCGACAAGCTGTTCAATTCATTCCTGATAGAAAAGAACGGTCAGGCCATCAGGATCACTTCAAAAGGCAGGCAGCTGCTGGACCTCGTTCCTGATGCGCTCAGGTCCCCTGCGACAACAGCGGTCTGGGAACAGAAGCTCGAAGGCATCGCCAAGGGCCAGTTGAAGAAGGAGGATTTCATCAAGGAAATGAAATCCCATACGAAGGCCATAACCCAGGAGATCAAGGAAAGCGACAAGAAGTTCAAGCACGACAACATATCCGGCAAGTCCTGCCCCGACTGCGGCAAGCCATTGCTTGAAGTCAACGGCAAGAAGGGCAAGATGCTCGTCTGCCAGGACAGGGAATGCGGCCACCGCAAGAATGTCGCCCGCGTCACCAATGCACGCTGCCCGAAATGCAAGAAGAAGATGACGCTGAGCGGCGAAGGTGACGGCCAGATCTTCACGTGCAAATGCGGCTACAGGGAGAAGCTGTCCGCCTTCGAGGCAAGACGCAAGAAGGAAGGGCGCGGAAAGGTCGACAAGCGTACCGTCCGCAAGTATATGAAGGAGCAGGAGGACGAGGCGCCGATCAACAATGCGCTCGCCGAACAGCTCAAATCACTGAACCTCGACAAGTAG
- a CDS encoding amidohydrolase family protein, whose translation MKKFINAKIYGQDEASEILVENGVFKSIGQDLDDAEEVIDLEHRLVLPPYVDPHLHLDYIFSGLGPGNANISGTLFEGIQRWSDNKKSLTEEMVRERALQGIRKELNHGVQYIRTHVDVTDPNLTGMKALLKLKEELKDVVTLQLVAFPQEGFFRYDGAEQLVEKALEMGADVVGGIPHFEISYEHGVESLKRIVDLALKYDVMIDIHCDENDDPNSRFLEVLNALVMEKGYGEKTTASHTCSFGSADDSYVAKMMGLFHESKINFISCPTENAHLQGRSDSYPKRRGLTRVKELLSNGNAVAFAQDSIADYWYPLGNGNMMNILDNGIHLAHYTHIDEINKAFNLITYNGAKVMQLNDEYGIEQGKPANFIVLDAYDTYEAVRERADVLASIRSGEYLFRRAPRKNEVSHALLEDI comes from the coding sequence ATGAAAAAGTTCATCAATGCCAAAATATATGGACAGGATGAAGCAAGTGAAATCCTGGTGGAAAACGGTGTCTTCAAATCCATCGGCCAGGATCTTGATGATGCTGAAGAGGTGATCGATCTGGAGCACCGCCTGGTCCTCCCGCCTTACGTCGATCCACACCTTCATCTTGATTATATCTTTTCAGGCCTGGGCCCGGGCAACGCCAACATTTCAGGCACGCTGTTTGAAGGCATACAGCGCTGGAGCGACAACAAGAAGTCGTTGACTGAAGAAATGGTGCGTGAACGTGCCCTCCAGGGCATAAGGAAGGAGCTGAACCATGGTGTCCAGTATATCAGGACGCATGTGGATGTGACGGATCCGAACCTCACCGGCATGAAGGCCCTGCTCAAGTTGAAGGAGGAACTGAAGGATGTAGTGACGCTTCAGCTTGTCGCATTTCCACAGGAAGGGTTCTTCCGCTATGACGGAGCGGAACAACTTGTCGAGAAAGCCCTTGAGATGGGGGCGGATGTCGTCGGCGGCATCCCCCATTTTGAAATCTCGTATGAGCATGGCGTGGAATCGCTGAAGCGCATCGTCGACCTCGCCCTCAAATATGATGTCATGATCGACATCCACTGCGATGAGAATGATGATCCCAACAGCCGCTTCCTGGAAGTGCTCAATGCACTTGTCATGGAGAAGGGCTACGGTGAAAAGACGACAGCGAGCCATACGTGCAGCTTCGGATCGGCAGATGACAGCTACGTGGCGAAGATGATGGGCCTCTTCCACGAATCGAAGATCAATTTCATCTCCTGTCCGACCGAGAATGCCCATCTGCAGGGTCGCAGCGACAGCTATCCGAAACGTCGGGGACTGACGCGTGTGAAGGAACTGCTCTCAAACGGCAATGCAGTTGCATTTGCGCAGGACTCCATCGCCGACTACTGGTATCCGCTCGGCAATGGAAACATGATGAACATTCTCGACAACGGCATCCACCTCGCCCACTACACGCATATAGATGAAATAAACAAGGCCTTCAACCTCATCACATATAATGGTGCAAAGGTCATGCAGCTGAACGATGAGTATGGCATCGAACAGGGCAAGCCGGCAAACTTCATCGTACTTGATGCATATGACACGTATGAAGCAGTACGTGAACGGGCAGATGTACTTGCCTCGATCCGGAGCGGTGAATACCTCTTCAGACGGGCCCCGAGAAAGAACGAAGTTTCACATGCACTGCTGGAAGATATATAG
- a CDS encoding DUF429 domain-containing protein, which translates to MIFIGIDLAWTYRNETGVCVMDADGRVEFLDAAVYSNEDILDIIMDYTDGPVMIAIDAPLIVNNESGSRGAEGELMRSKIHGHRLFAFNSNRAFLTRAFGDIRGETLMNHIIQSVPGIRIGFDNRASNIVETFPTGICCGLFPDKHPIRYKKKRKMTFKETCGEMDRLTGLFKEMEAEGRVQDLIEKIDWDLRSATRKSHKHLEDKVDAFLCAYGMYNIYTGAAEEKMFGSIEEGFIILPIKNE; encoded by the coding sequence ATGATATTCATCGGAATAGATCTGGCATGGACATACCGGAACGAGACGGGTGTATGTGTCATGGACGCGGACGGCCGGGTGGAATTCCTGGATGCTGCTGTCTACAGCAACGAGGATATACTGGACATCATCATGGACTACACCGATGGTCCTGTGATGATTGCGATCGACGCCCCGCTCATCGTCAATAATGAAAGCGGGTCAAGGGGTGCAGAAGGGGAGCTGATGCGTTCAAAGATTCATGGCCACAGGCTGTTCGCCTTCAACTCGAACCGCGCCTTCCTTACCCGTGCATTCGGGGACATACGTGGAGAGACTTTGATGAACCACATCATCCAGTCGGTACCCGGCATCAGAATCGGTTTCGACAACAGAGCGTCCAATATTGTCGAAACCTTCCCGACAGGCATCTGCTGCGGTCTTTTCCCTGATAAGCATCCAATCAGGTACAAAAAGAAGCGTAAGATGACCTTCAAGGAGACATGCGGGGAGATGGACCGGCTGACAGGTCTTTTCAAAGAAATGGAAGCGGAAGGCAGAGTGCAAGATCTCATTGAAAAAATAGATTGGGACCTCCGCAGTGCAACACGGAAATCGCACAAGCATCTGGAGGATAAGGTGGATGCGTTCCTATGCGCATACGGCATGTATAACATATATACGGGTGCCGCAGAAGAGAAGATGTTTGGCAGTATAGAGGAGGGGTTCATCATTCTTCCTATAAAAAATGAATGA
- a CDS encoding 2OG-Fe dioxygenase family protein — protein MNNLQKNGYAKYDLMTSLDYDGIEADYKEILDYFEDLPIDDYAPEANRYRRYSRALVLPTSGTIEWLPTIRRDGEEYSAYFQGKFNPEHAGSYREFHSIGASIQNNRLLQEIIMANYRETFWKEEDQIMPIHVGVHFVKLMVELDQDRAVSSPDCLHQDGEPFTFAHLVERTNVEGGTNAIGIPEVRGRKPEEARDEDLHEIFEITKPLESYGVYDSKVSHYVSPVEKGEDDTPGVRSVILIDYQLTVVADMDE, from the coding sequence ATGAATAACCTGCAGAAAAATGGATATGCAAAATACGATCTTATGACAAGCCTCGATTATGACGGCATTGAAGCAGACTACAAGGAGATACTCGACTACTTCGAAGATCTGCCCATAGACGACTATGCCCCGGAAGCAAACCGCTACCGCAGATACTCCCGGGCACTTGTCCTTCCCACGTCCGGCACCATCGAATGGCTGCCGACCATCCGAAGAGATGGCGAAGAATATTCGGCCTACTTCCAGGGAAAGTTCAACCCCGAACATGCAGGCTCCTACAGGGAATTCCATTCCATCGGAGCATCCATCCAGAATAACCGTCTGCTCCAGGAAATCATCATGGCGAACTACCGGGAGACATTCTGGAAAGAGGAGGATCAAATCATGCCGATCCATGTCGGTGTACACTTCGTCAAACTGATGGTCGAATTGGATCAGGACCGGGCCGTATCATCCCCGGATTGCCTGCACCAGGATGGGGAACCGTTCACCTTTGCCCACCTGGTGGAACGCACCAATGTCGAAGGGGGAACGAACGCCATAGGTATACCTGAAGTCAGGGGAAGAAAACCGGAGGAAGCGCGTGATGAAGACCTCCACGAAATCTTTGAAATCACAAAGCCCCTTGAATCCTACGGCGTATACGACTCCAAAGTCAGCCACTACGTCAGTCCGGTTGAAAAGGGTGAAGACGACACACCAGGTGTCAGATCCGTCATATTGATCGATTATCAGCTGACAGTCGTTGCAGACATGGATGAATAG
- a CDS encoding permease gives MNSPRASFLILGVFFIVLAGLTGFAAIMAESPPAGIFYVTIAMAVVSFSMAYLYPQFIQKDERMKLIRQKGTMASFVAMVIYFIFFTTALQFNWIDAPAYYLFQVFGALMISTVFISLVIYAKVY, from the coding sequence ATGAATAGTCCGAGAGCGTCGTTTCTTATACTCGGTGTTTTCTTTATTGTATTGGCCGGCCTTACGGGATTTGCAGCAATCATGGCAGAGTCACCACCGGCAGGCATATTCTATGTGACTATTGCTATGGCAGTCGTGAGTTTCAGCATGGCATATCTATATCCACAGTTTATTCAGAAGGATGAAAGGATGAAGCTGATCAGACAGAAGGGAACCATGGCCTCATTCGTCGCCATGGTAATCTACTTCATATTTTTTACGACAGCTCTCCAGTTCAACTGGATTGATGCACCAGCCTATTACCTGTTTCAGGTGTTCGGTGCACTGATGATATCTACCGTGTTCATATCATTAGTCATCTATGCAAAAGTGTATTAA
- the fdhA gene encoding formaldehyde dehydrogenase, glutathione-independent has product MAGNRGVVYTGAGSVEVRDIDYPDLVLREGPGVPKENVGRKCEHGVILKVITTNICGSDQHMVRGRTTAPEGLVLGHEILGEVIEVGRDVEFVKKGDIASVPFNIACGRCVMCREQKTHICLNTNPERAGAAYGYVDMGGWVGGQSEYVMVPYADFQLLVFPDREVAMEKVLDLTMLSDIFPTGYHGAYSAGVKTGSTVYIAGAGPVGLAAAHSAQLLGASRVIVGDLQDERLKQAESFGCETVNVSKHDRLSEQIENILGVDEVDCAVDAVGFEASGHGADGGEQPAAVLNSIMDVTTAGGKLGIPGLYVTEDPGASDKDAQQGTLKVRLGLGWAKAHTFVTGQTPAMKYNRDLMKAILSGRADIAKAVNATVISLDEAPNGYQDFDKGAAKKFVIDPHGSLK; this is encoded by the coding sequence ATGGCAGGAAATCGTGGTGTAGTCTATACTGGAGCAGGTAGCGTTGAAGTAAGGGATATTGATTATCCGGATCTCGTACTCAGGGAAGGTCCGGGAGTACCGAAGGAGAACGTTGGACGGAAATGTGAACATGGCGTCATCCTGAAAGTCATTACGACGAATATCTGTGGTAGTGACCAGCATATGGTAAGGGGTAGAACGACGGCGCCTGAAGGGCTTGTCCTCGGTCATGAAATTTTAGGGGAAGTCATTGAAGTGGGCAGGGACGTCGAATTCGTCAAAAAAGGCGACATCGCCTCCGTACCTTTCAACATCGCATGTGGCCGGTGTGTCATGTGTCGTGAACAGAAAACACATATTTGCCTGAACACGAACCCGGAACGTGCCGGTGCAGCTTATGGCTATGTGGATATGGGAGGCTGGGTCGGCGGCCAGTCCGAATATGTCATGGTGCCGTACGCAGACTTCCAGCTGCTCGTATTCCCGGATAGGGAAGTGGCTATGGAGAAAGTACTCGATTTGACGATGCTTTCCGACATCTTCCCGACGGGTTATCATGGGGCCTATTCAGCAGGCGTCAAGACAGGTTCGACGGTATATATCGCCGGTGCCGGACCGGTCGGCCTCGCTGCTGCACACTCGGCGCAGCTTCTCGGCGCATCCCGCGTCATCGTCGGTGACTTGCAGGATGAACGTCTCAAGCAGGCGGAAAGCTTCGGATGTGAGACCGTCAACGTCTCCAAGCATGACCGGTTGAGTGAGCAGATCGAAAATATACTTGGAGTGGACGAAGTGGATTGCGCCGTCGATGCAGTCGGTTTTGAGGCATCAGGCCATGGCGCCGATGGCGGGGAGCAACCTGCCGCTGTGCTCAACAGCATCATGGATGTTACGACAGCCGGTGGTAAGCTCGGTATCCCAGGCCTTTATGTAACTGAGGATCCAGGAGCATCCGACAAGGACGCCCAGCAGGGCACCTTAAAAGTACGTCTTGGCCTCGGTTGGGCAAAAGCACATACTTTCGTTACAGGGCAGACACCTGCAATGAAATACAACCGTGACCTGATGAAGGCGATCCTTTCCGGCCGTGCAGATATTGCGAAAGCAGTTAATGCAACGGTCATCAGTCTGGACGAGGCGCCGAATGGTTACCAAGACTTCGATAAGGGTGCAGCGAAGAAATTCGTCATCGACCCGCATGGTTCATTGAAATAG
- a CDS encoding TRAP transporter large permease: MTVAILFGVFILCFLIGVPIAISLGVSALAAIWFGTDLPISLIAQKAFTSLDSFPLLAIPFFILAGVLMGKGGISKRLLDLATALVGWMTGGLSLVTIVACMFFAAIAGSGPATVAAIGGFMIPAMIARNYDQGFASAVPATAGSMGVIIPPSIPLVLYGAIGNVSVGALFMAGILPGMLVGIAIMLTAYFISKAKGYKPSEDKRTFDFKDVLKALNEAKWALLIPVIILGGIYGGIFTPTEAAVTAVVYALIVGIFIYKELDFKAIYDGFMETIMINATTMIIISFSVSFAFFMTLEQIPNSIATYLTNLSSNPVAILFIVILFLLVVGMFIDTISALVVLTPILLPVVTAVGVDPIHFGIILVVALAIGFVTPPLGVNLFVASSVGKVSIEKTTVAVIPFIIVMVLCLILIAFIPQLSMWMAGLTQ, from the coding sequence ATGACAGTAGCTATATTATTCGGTGTCTTCATACTCTGTTTCCTGATCGGTGTACCCATAGCCATCTCGCTCGGGGTTTCAGCACTCGCAGCCATATGGTTCGGCACCGACCTGCCGATCAGCCTGATTGCCCAGAAGGCATTCACATCACTCGACTCCTTCCCGCTTCTCGCCATCCCGTTCTTCATTCTGGCGGGTGTACTCATGGGTAAGGGCGGCATTTCGAAAAGACTGCTTGACCTGGCGACTGCCCTGGTAGGCTGGATGACCGGTGGGCTGTCACTCGTTACCATTGTTGCATGCATGTTCTTTGCTGCCATTGCCGGTTCAGGTCCGGCGACGGTTGCGGCAATAGGCGGATTCATGATTCCGGCGATGATCGCAAGAAACTACGATCAGGGCTTCGCCTCCGCCGTTCCTGCAACGGCGGGTTCCATGGGCGTCATCATCCCGCCAAGCATTCCGCTCGTCCTCTATGGCGCAATCGGCAACGTGTCCGTCGGTGCACTGTTCATGGCAGGCATCCTGCCTGGAATGCTCGTCGGCATCGCCATTATGCTGACGGCCTACTTCATCTCCAAGGCGAAAGGATACAAGCCTTCGGAAGATAAACGTACATTCGACTTCAAGGATGTGCTGAAGGCACTGAACGAGGCCAAATGGGCGCTGCTCATCCCCGTTATCATACTCGGCGGAATCTACGGCGGTATATTCACACCGACGGAAGCAGCTGTCACAGCCGTCGTCTACGCCCTGATCGTCGGCATATTCATCTATAAGGAACTGGATTTCAAGGCGATCTACGATGGCTTCATGGAAACCATCATGATCAATGCGACCACGATGATCATCATCAGCTTTTCCGTATCATTCGCATTCTTCATGACGCTAGAACAGATACCTAACAGCATCGCAACCTACCTGACGAATCTGTCATCCAACCCGGTTGCCATACTGTTCATCGTCATCCTGTTCCTGCTCGTCGTCGGCATGTTCATCGATACGATTTCAGCATTGGTCGTACTCACACCAATCCTGCTGCCGGTTGTCACAGCCGTCGGCGTCGATCCGATCCACTTCGGCATCATACTTGTCGTCGCACTCGCCATCGGCTTCGTGACTCCCCCACTCGGCGTCAACCTATTCGTCGCCTCGAGTGTCGGGAAAGTGTCGATCGAAAAGACAACAGTCGCAGTCATACCATTCATCATCGTCATGGTGCTGTGCCTGATCCTGATCGCGTTCATACCACAGCTTTCCATGTGGATGGCCGGACTGACGCAATGA
- a CDS encoding helix-turn-helix transcriptional regulator, giving the protein MKNNVAEHRKKMGYSQDRLAEKLGVSRQTIISIEKGRYNPSLPLAMILAELFKVRVEQIFFLEDKDYK; this is encoded by the coding sequence TTGAAAAACAATGTAGCAGAACATAGAAAGAAAATGGGATACTCACAGGATAGACTCGCTGAAAAACTGGGAGTATCAAGGCAGACCATCATCTCCATAGAGAAAGGCAGATACAATCCTTCTCTGCCGCTGGCGATGATATTGGCGGAATTATTCAAAGTGAGGGTCGAACAGATTTTCTTTCTGGAGGATAAGGATTATAAGTGA
- a CDS encoding TRAP transporter substrate-binding protein — protein sequence MKKTIFIALMLTLVLSACGRPNQNESSETTTTIRLAYLVSESHSSHIIGEKFKEQIEEESGGRLEVELYPSGSLFPSDREAVESVQLGNVEMTIPALAVVSSFNQNFMVLDLPFLFDNYEEAYKVLDGEYGQSLLDELEDYNLKGLVYAENGFRHITNNERPIYEPEDLEGLKFRTLESPVQTDIFKAFGANASPFAFGEMYTALQQGTYDAMEGPISLYYTSNLYEVQEYMSLVGQYYMPTVLLMNNDFYEGLPEDLQEVVMDAAIMFREEQRELAHQQDEEYLEVMKEDGLKVNDITEEQREAFIEAAEPVYEKYDEKLGNNLIDDLFEAKDE from the coding sequence ATGAAAAAAACGATTTTTATTGCCCTCATGCTGACGCTTGTCCTGTCCGCATGCGGCCGTCCGAACCAGAACGAGTCATCCGAAACAACAACAACAATCCGGCTGGCCTATCTGGTTTCGGAAAGTCATTCCTCGCATATCATCGGGGAGAAATTCAAGGAGCAGATCGAAGAGGAATCCGGCGGCAGACTTGAAGTCGAACTTTATCCAAGCGGATCCCTCTTCCCTTCCGACCGGGAAGCCGTCGAGTCGGTACAGCTCGGCAATGTCGAGATGACGATTCCAGCACTCGCAGTCGTCTCATCCTTCAACCAGAATTTCATGGTGCTCGACCTCCCCTTCCTTTTCGACAACTACGAAGAAGCCTATAAGGTACTTGATGGTGAGTATGGCCAGAGCCTGCTCGATGAGCTGGAGGACTACAACCTGAAGGGGCTCGTATACGCCGAAAACGGCTTCCGTCATATCACCAATAATGAACGCCCCATCTATGAACCAGAAGACCTTGAGGGCCTGAAGTTCAGAACATTGGAGAGTCCCGTCCAGACGGATATCTTCAAGGCATTCGGAGCCAATGCGTCACCGTTCGCCTTCGGTGAGATGTACACCGCATTGCAGCAGGGTACATACGACGCTATGGAAGGCCCGATTTCGCTCTACTACACCAGCAACCTGTATGAAGTACAGGAATACATGAGCCTCGTCGGCCAATATTATATGCCGACTGTCCTCCTTATGAACAATGACTTCTATGAAGGGCTACCTGAAGACCTGCAGGAAGTGGTCATGGATGCGGCCATCATGTTCCGGGAGGAGCAGCGGGAACTCGCCCACCAGCAGGATGAGGAATATCTCGAAGTAATGAAGGAGGATGGCCTCAAGGTAAACGATATAACCGAAGAACAGCGTGAAGCGTTCATCGAGGCGGCAGAGCCTGTATATGAAAAATACGACGAAAAGCTCGGCAATAATCTAATAGACGACCTTTTCGAGGCAAAAGATGAATAG
- a CDS encoding small multi-drug export protein has protein sequence MNTSLIIAYIIVFVLSAIPLFEAFVVVPVGILGGMNFTMTLIIGILGNLVTLLLIIVLMDRIKRWYLARQERKGNTKDRKSQRAEAIWKKYGLPGLAFIGPFFVGSHFTALMAVILGGSQKATFWWVTLSVVAWTLGLSILVLFGVDFMNLEDRQFLSRFISE, from the coding sequence ATGAACACATCACTGATCATCGCCTATATCATCGTTTTCGTATTATCCGCCATTCCGTTGTTCGAAGCCTTCGTCGTCGTACCGGTCGGTATTCTCGGCGGAATGAATTTCACCATGACCCTTATCATCGGCATTCTCGGCAACCTTGTCACACTGCTTCTGATCATCGTCCTGATGGATCGCATCAAAAGATGGTATCTCGCACGACAGGAAAGGAAAGGCAATACTAAGGACCGTAAATCGCAGCGTGCCGAAGCCATCTGGAAGAAATACGGGCTGCCGGGCCTCGCCTTCATCGGTCCATTCTTCGTCGGCAGCCACTTTACGGCACTGATGGCCGTCATACTCGGCGGCAGCCAGAAGGCCACCTTCTGGTGGGTGACGTTGAGTGTCGTCGCCTGGACACTCGGCCTTTCCATACTTGTACTGTTCGGAGTGGACTTCATGAACCTCGAAGACCGTCAGTTCCTCAGCCGTTTCATAAGTGAATAG
- a CDS encoding GNAT family N-acetyltransferase has translation MDIKKGENMFFVGEDEVNPEAEIIFSVDDDGDYVVESTRVDDSLSGEGVGSQLVETMVEFVGQEGRKIDPQCPFTRNVMEKDDEMRKLIKN, from the coding sequence ATGGACATAAAAAAAGGTGAGAATATGTTCTTTGTCGGGGAGGATGAAGTCAACCCCGAAGCTGAAATCATATTCAGTGTGGATGATGATGGTGACTATGTAGTGGAAAGCACAAGGGTGGACGACAGCCTGAGCGGTGAGGGCGTCGGCTCCCAGCTGGTCGAAACGATGGTCGAGTTCGTCGGCCAAGAGGGCAGGAAGATCGACCCGCAATGCCCATTCACAAGGAATGTCATGGAAAAAGATGATGAAATGAGAAAGCTGATCAAAAACTAA